CCTGCGCCTGTTAATAAGTCGTCGATGATGGTCACTGCTTCATCAGCAGGATCTATTCCCTACCTATTATAAGCAATTTTAGGAAAAATTTGTCAAAGAATGTAAAAGATAAATAATTCTTAAAGGAGAAAATGACCTCCCCTTTGCGGCTTAATAGGAAGAGAGGAGGTGAAGTGATGAACCAAGTCCAACTGATTGGCCGCTTAGCCCGAGAAATTGAAATGACCCAAACGGAAAGTAAACACCAAGTTCTAAACAATGCCCTCGCTGTCAACCGCTTTGTCGGAGGAGAGAAGCAGACCGATTTTATTCCTATTACCGCTTGGAATGCGACCGCCCAGCTGATTGATAAATACCTGGACAAGGGCGATGAAATTGGGATCGTGG
This genomic stretch from Aerococcus mictus harbors:
- a CDS encoding single-stranded DNA-binding protein, giving the protein MNQVQLIGRLAREIEMTQTESKHQVLNNALAVNRFVGGEKQTDFIPITAWNATAQLIDKYLDKGDEIGIVGNLHMNHYTNKDQVEVYQLEVIVREVFFLRKKQGDKAIQDINIEVTKV